GACCCCAATGCCCAGCGCGGCGATCACGGCGTCGTCGACATCAGAACGTCGGCGCCCGATTGTGAAAACCGCGAGTTCATCGCCGCCGAGCCGCACCCGACCGCCGAACAACTGTTTGCGGGCGCCTGGTCGGCTTGTTACATCACTGCGCTCGGGATCGCAGCCTCGCTGAAGAAAGTCACGTTGCCGCCTGACGCTTCCGTGGATATCCAGGTCGACGTGGGCCAGACCGGTCCCGGCTGGTTCCTCGGCGCCCAGTTCACTGTTCGCGTGCCGGGCGTGGCACAGGACGTCGCCGAGGCGATCGCGCACTCGGCCCATCAAATCTGCCCGTACTCGAAGGCTGTGCATGGAAACATCGAAGTCGCCTTGAACGTCGTCACGGCGTGATCCGACAACGCACGCGCCTCTCACTGAACATCTTTTAGTCCGGGTGGCTCGGCTTGACCGAGCCGGAACGGCCGCTTTTGAAGGCGGTGGCGACGTTCGCAGAAACTGGCCGAAGGGCTAGAACGGGTCGATCAGCGACA
The DNA window shown above is from Paraburkholderia sp. BL10I2N1 and carries:
- a CDS encoding Ohr family peroxiredoxin, with translation MTKIEKVLFTGKTHTTVNRDPNAQRGDHGVVDIRTSAPDCENREFIAAEPHPTAEQLFAGAWSACYITALGIAASLKKVTLPPDASVDIQVDVGQTGPGWFLGAQFTVRVPGVAQDVAEAIAHSAHQICPYSKAVHGNIEVALNVVTA